The following is a genomic window from Pseudomonadota bacterium.
TGCCCAACCGCCGCCACTTCCGCGAACGGCTAGGGCGCGCCCTGGACCGAGCCACGGTCAATGAGAGAAGCCTCGCAGTTCTGTTCATCGACCTTGATGAATTCAAGCGAATCAACGACACCTTGGGTCATACCTTCGGCGATCTACTCTTACGCCAGGTGGCAGATCGACTGGCCGCGGTGGTCCGCGAGAGCGACGCGATCGGTCGTGGCCCCGGAGATACGCAGGAAGTCGTCGATGACGCGGACCGACTCGACGAGGTCGCGCGCATGGGTGGCGATGAATTCGTCGTGCTGCTTACACAGCTGCCCGAGGGTCAGGACGCAGCTGGGGTTGCTGCGCGCATCGTCAATGTCCTAAACCGGCCGATCGTCGTGGACGGCCATGACATGCGGGTCACACCGAGCATCGGAATCGCCCTTTACCCGCGCGATGGACAGGACGTGGAGACACTCCTGCGCTGTGCCGACACGGCGATGTACCATGCGAAGTCGCTAGGCAGGAATCGCTTCGAGTACTTCTCCGAGGAGCTCGGCGAACGCGCCCTGCGCCGCCTGACGCTCGAAGGCCGGCTGCGCGTCGCGCTGCGCGCCAATGAGTTCACCCTCGCCTATCAGCCCAAGATCGCATTGTCGAGCGGCCGCTGCGTCGGCGTTGAGGCACTCATCCGCTGGGAACGCGACGGCAAGGCCCAAATGGAGCCGCTCGACTTCCTGCCCGTCGCGGAGAGCTCGGGCCTCATTATAGAGATAGGAGAGTGGGTACTAGCCGAGGTACTGCGTCAGCTAGATGAATGGGCAGCGCGCGGGGTGCTCGTGCCGCGCGTATGTATGAACACCAGCGTCATTCAGTTCAACCGCGGCAAGTTCTGCGACGTGCTTTCGTACGTGAGCGAACCAAAGCGACTGCTTGAACGCCTAGAGCTAGATCTGACCGAGCATGCGCTGATGAGCATCAGCGATAGCGCCATCTCCGAACTCGCGGCCCTGCGCGATCGTGGCCTTCGCGTTGCCGTGGACGATTTCGGCACAGGCTACTCGAGCCTCCAGAACCTGCGGCGCCTTCCCCTAGACGCCCTCAAGGTGGATCGTTCGTTCATCGACGGACTGCCTGCGGACGCGGGTGACCAGGCCATCGTGAGCGCCATCATCTCCCTCGGCCAGCAGTTGGGGCTCGAGGTGGTGGGCGAGGGCGTGGAGAGTGAGGCCCAGCGCGAGTGGCTGACCGCCCACGGTTGCGACACGATCCAAGGCTTCCTCATCTCCCGCCCTGTCAGCGGCGCAGAAATCGCAAACCTGCTCGCAGACCAAACCCGGGTACAGGCGAGCTAGGGGCGAGTTCACTACGGCATTCCACGATTGCTGAGGTCCCTTGACCTGATCATACTTGGGCCATAGCAGCAGGAGGAACCGCCAATGGAAGCGATTAATCGCATACTTGTGGTACTCGACCCGTACACAGCGCCGACAAGCAAAGCGCAACCGGCTATGGATACGGGAATCACCCTGGCGCGGGAGATTGGGGCGGAACTGCACTTCGGCCTCGTGCAGTACAACAACCAGCTCACTGGTAAGTCCTCAGCCATGGCGCAGGCTCGTGAGACATTCATGCAAACCTGGCGGGAGTGGCTTGCAGATTGCATAAGCAAGCTCGACACCGATGGCGTTGCGCAGGTACAGGCGCATCTAGAATGGGACCATCCCTGGCACGACGGCATTTTGCGCCAGGCGATGAAGCTCGAGGCAGACCTGGTGATCAAGGACATTCACCACCACCCTCGCTGGGGTAAGTCGATGTTTACCAACACCGACTGGCACCTCGTGCGCGAATGCCCGACGGCATTACTCATGCTGAAGAGCGGGCACTGGCACAAACCGCCCAGAATCCTCGCGGCTGTGGACCCGATGCACGAGCGGGACAAGCCTGCCGCCCTCGATCACCGCATCGTCGATCATGCGAAGCTACTGCGTGATGCTATCGCGGGTGAGCTCAGCGTCTTCCATGCCTTCCAACCGGTACTCAATCGCATCCCCGTCGAGGCCGGCGGCATACCTCTCGATCTGCCGATCGAGCAAGATGCCAAAGCTATCGAAAGCGCTCACCGCGAAGCGCTGGACGCGCTGCTAGCAAACCGCGAGTGCGAAGCGGAAGAGGTTATCTTGGAAACCGGCTCGCCGGCTGACACCCTGATCGCCCGCATCGAAGACCATTCGATCGATCTGGTGGTGATGGGCGCGATCGCTCGGGGGGCCTTGAAGCGCCTCTTTCTCGGCAGCACGGCCGAGCGGGTGTTCGGCGAATTGAGCGCAGATCTGTTGGTGGTCAAACCTGCCGACTTCGAGTGCCCGGTCGATTTGCACTGACCCGGCGTTCAGCCTAGGCCGACGCCGAGGCCGGCCTAGTTCTCCTCGTATTGGCGCCAATCCTCAAACCGAACGCCGGGGACACGCTGGAACGTCTGAGTCGCATCGAAGGTGACTAGGGCCGCGTCGTTGACCCGGGCGATCGCGCAGGTCATGACCTCAACGGCATTCAGCGTCAGCCCTCGGCGCTCCACCTCGGCTCGCATCAGGCCATACTCCGCCGCCGCCGCCTCACAGTACTCGAGCGACTCGATCGGCGCGAAGAACGTGGCGAGTAGCTGCAGATTATCCTCGGCCAGAGAGCTGTTGCGAGCCCGACGGGCCGCATAGAGCAGCTCGCCCTGAACGACGCTGCAAAGGCGGACGTCCTCTGGCTTGCAAGAGAGTAGGCGTCGACGCGCCGCGCCCGTCGGGTGCTTCAGCAGCTGGGTACAGATCCGCAGGTCGAGGAGATACATGGGCCCTTTAGGAGTGCCGCCGCGGGACGCGGGTCGCTCGCGTCACTTTCGATCCCGCTTGGAACTCCCACCCCCTGGAAGTGGCGGCTCATCCCCCTGCCAGGCCCCAAGCGTGCCCGCAAATTCCTCCGGCCAGCCAGCCACCTCGCGGCGCACGATCTCGGCCAGGTACCGGGACAGGGGCATGTTTCGCGCCTGGGCACGCCGTCGAACGGCATCGGCGATGTCTTCCGGCACGTAGAAGTGGAGTTGGGGCAAGGCAAAAATCCGAATACATTCGGGGCAGTAGGGAAATGCTAGCACATGGATCGCAAATCCCCATTGGCGCATTCCCTATTCCCCCTAGTTTCGCCGCCTACGGCTGCCATGGCGCTGGTGGATGGTGGCCGCCTCGGCCCGCGCCTGGGGCTCGCGGCGACGCGCACGGATCGCCACCTGCGCAGCCCGCGCAGCCTCCACGTGATCCACCACCCGGTGGGGATAGTCTCTGCCCAACACGACACCTGCCGACGCCTGCTCGATCGGCGAGGCAGTCCAGGGGGTGTGGCGGGCCGGGCCGGGAAGGCCTGCCAGCTCGGGTACCCAGCGACCGATGAACTCGCCCTCAGGATCGTGGTCCTGGCCCTGCTTCACCGGGTTGGAGATGCGAAGGGTATTGATGCCGGTGGTTCCAGACTGCATCTGCACCTGTGAGTAGTGGATGCCGGGCTCGTAGTCGAGGAACAGCCTAGCGAGGTGCAGGGCGGGTTCACGCCAGTGCAGCCAAAGATCGTACGCGGCAAAAGACATGAGCATCGCGCGAGCACGAAAGTTGAGCCAGCCGGTGCAGTTCAGATACCGCATGCAGGCGTCGAGGTAGGGATAGCCCGTCAGACCCTCGCGCCAGGCTCGCAAGCGAGCTTCGTCGGGCTCGGCCTCCTCGCGAAGCCCATCGACGCTCGCGGACATGTTATGAAATTCAATCGCCGGTGAGGATTCGAGCTTTTGAATGAAGTGGCAATGCCAGTGGAGGCGACCCTCGAAGGCCTTTAGATCCTCATCCAGGGTGCCGCGACGCTCGGGGGGTTTTGCCAGCAGCTGGCGGCGCCGATGAGTCGTGGCCTGCCAGACCTCGCGCATCGCGAGCGTACCGAGGCTCAGGTGCACGCTCAGGCGCGATCCGCCACGTTCGGCGGTGCGCGGGCTCGACATGTGCTTGCGATAGCCCTCAGCCCGACCGCGCAGGAAGGACTCGAGGTCTCCTACCGCCACCCGCCTGCCCACCCGCTGCATAGCCTCAGGCAGCACCTCGGCGCGTTCCGTAAAGGCCTCGATGCCGCGAAAACCAGACGGTATGGACAGCGCAGGCAAGCGCCGCGGCGGCGCCGTGAGGGACTCGGCCATCTGACGATTCCAGCGCCCCGCCCAACCGTCACGCTGGCCTAGCACCCGCGTCACTCCGAACTGTGGATGCTCGCAGAAAGGGATATGGTGCTCACGACACCATTCGATGACCGACAGATCGCGCTGGTAGGTCCATCCGTTCCCAGTCTCCTCGTGAGCCCACAGGACGAAGGTGCCGAGATGCTCGCGAAGCCGCTGCAACGCGGGCAAGGTTTCGCCAGGATAGACAATCAGACGTGATCCAAGCCGGCGCAGCTGCGCGTCGAGGTCACTTAGGGCCTGCGAAGTCACCGCCACGTGCCGTGCAGAGCGATCGGCTTGAAGCCATTGCTCGGGCTCGCAGACATAGAGCGGGAGTACAGGCCCGCCCGACCGCGTTGCCTCGGTGAGAGGGCGGTGATCGTGGATTCTCAGATCGCGCTTGAACCAGACCACCTGGGGAGTTGAGTCATCCTGCATGGCTAGCGCTTCGCCCCTGCCCGCCGCCTGGATTCGGATCTCGTGCGCGCTGCTGCCGGGGGCGGTCATACTGCGGCGACCAAGGAGTTGACCGCCGGTTATTGCGGGGCCGATCACATGACTGGAACGTCACGTAGTGGCCCGAGTAACGGCCGCCGATGCACCGCGTTCCTACACTCGATGCCTGTTACATCACCCGACCGGGGCGACGGATGGCTAGACGTAGATGGCGCTTGGTGCTGACTTCCCTCACCTGTCTAGGGCTCGGGCTCTCAATGGTCACCATGGGGGCAAACAAGGACGACGCGCTTTGGTTCGTCAGCTCGCCTAACGCCCATTCGACCGACGCGATCGGCGCCGCTATCGACGCCTGCGGCGGCGAGCGGGTCTTCACGCCGGCAACCTTGGACACGGTGGCCGCAAAGTTGACACATCGACAGCGCGCGACCCTGCGCGCAAGCGGATTCACGCTCTATGCAGCTTACGGTCGGCTGTCGACTTCGACCTTTCACGGACGCGCCGATGACGAACTTGCCGCGGCCACGCACACCGCTGCGTCAGGCGCTCTAGCCGTCCATCAGGCAGGTGTCAAGGGCGATGTCACGATAGCGTTTGTCGATACGGGCATCGGACGCGGACAGTCCCACCGCATGCCCGACCGAGTCCTCGCCGAAGTTGATTTCGTCAACGATGGCGTTGACGGAGACCCGAACGGACACGGCACGCACTTGGTTAGGATCGCGATGGCGAGCGCTCAGCAAGACAACCCGCGTCTGCTGGGCATTGCCCCGCGCGCCAGGCTGGTCTCCCTGCGCGCCTTCGACGAGTACGGCAGCGCCACTTACCTAGACGTCGTGCGCGCCCTCGACTGGGTAATCGCCCATCGCGAACAGTACGACATCCGAGTGCTCAACCTCTCCTTCGCAGCGCCCCCCTTATCCTGGTACTGGAATGACCCGATCAACCGCGCGGTCATGCGT
Proteins encoded in this region:
- a CDS encoding type II toxin-antitoxin system VapC family toxin, whose protein sequence is MYLLDLRICTQLLKHPTGAARRRLLSCKPEDVRLCSVVQGELLYAARRARNSSLAEDNLQLLATFFAPIESLEYCEAAAAEYGLMRAEVERRGLTLNAVEVMTCAIARVNDAALVTFDATQTFQRVPGVRFEDWRQYEEN
- a CDS encoding EAL domain-containing protein, with protein sequence MKLSPPIKREGPSQHPLRLDSLKILVVEDLRPQQQVIERLLQNMGCVTTVAGDMRLALEYARYRQFHAILIDSLVGDVAGESSVEAIRGVSDALGREIHVVAICGTAHCHPQAAQLKQAADATLRKPLRAETLYRCLQPLTLGAAAVEATAPIEAAAQTTADAPDANAPLPTGHDGARPLRVVLAHVDASAWHNASVALSVHLGDHALEVQCVMAREELSQRLTDDSVDLLVADYPLIQALIRDDTALSADVPWIALVSNLADADAALEGGASDFATAPYDWAALARRLQRLQLAQTQLRELHQYRDRLLMMQRVARVGEWALDPSSGELRLSSQARQLLRLGQRHDEQFKQQDLLRRVHPRDRERCSRTLRAVAERGTAMECEFQLAIGDVWLAQHIVPVRSGGANVRLRGTLQDVSARRAQEQEIRRLAYFDDVTGLPNRRHFRERLGRALDRATVNERSLAVLFIDLDEFKRINDTLGHTFGDLLLRQVADRLAAVVRESDAIGRGPGDTQEVVDDADRLDEVARMGGDEFVVLLTQLPEGQDAAGVAARIVNVLNRPIVVDGHDMRVTPSIGIALYPRDGQDVETLLRCADTAMYHAKSLGRNRFEYFSEELGERALRRLTLEGRLRVALRANEFTLAYQPKIALSSGRCVGVEALIRWERDGKAQMEPLDFLPVAESSGLIIEIGEWVLAEVLRQLDEWAARGVLVPRVCMNTSVIQFNRGKFCDVLSYVSEPKRLLERLELDLTEHALMSISDSAISELAALRDRGLRVAVDDFGTGYSSLQNLRRLPLDALKVDRSFIDGLPADAGDQAIVSAIISLGQQLGLEVVGEGVESEAQREWLTAHGCDTIQGFLISRPVSGAEIANLLADQTRVQAS
- a CDS encoding universal stress protein, whose translation is MEAINRILVVLDPYTAPTSKAQPAMDTGITLAREIGAELHFGLVQYNNQLTGKSSAMAQARETFMQTWREWLADCISKLDTDGVAQVQAHLEWDHPWHDGILRQAMKLEADLVIKDIHHHPRWGKSMFTNTDWHLVRECPTALLMLKSGHWHKPPRILAAVDPMHERDKPAALDHRIVDHAKLLRDAIAGELSVFHAFQPVLNRIPVEAGGIPLDLPIEQDAKAIESAHREALDALLANRECEAEEVILETGSPADTLIARIEDHSIDLVVMGAIARGALKRLFLGSTAERVFGELSADLLVVKPADFECPVDLH
- a CDS encoding FAD-binding domain-containing protein encodes the protein MTAPGSSAHEIRIQAAGRGEALAMQDDSTPQVVWFKRDLRIHDHRPLTEATRSGGPVLPLYVCEPEQWLQADRSARHVAVTSQALSDLDAQLRRLGSRLIVYPGETLPALQRLREHLGTFVLWAHEETGNGWTYQRDLSVIEWCREHHIPFCEHPQFGVTRVLGQRDGWAGRWNRQMAESLTAPPRRLPALSIPSGFRGIEAFTERAEVLPEAMQRVGRRVAVGDLESFLRGRAEGYRKHMSSPRTAERGGSRLSVHLSLGTLAMREVWQATTHRRRQLLAKPPERRGTLDEDLKAFEGRLHWHCHFIQKLESSPAIEFHNMSASVDGLREEAEPDEARLRAWREGLTGYPYLDACMRYLNCTGWLNFRARAMLMSFAAYDLWLHWREPALHLARLFLDYEPGIHYSQVQMQSGTTGINTLRISNPVKQGQDHDPEGEFIGRWVPELAGLPGPARHTPWTASPIEQASAGVVLGRDYPHRVVDHVEAARAAQVAIRARRREPQARAEAATIHQRHGSRRRRN